A single genomic interval of Bacteroidales bacterium harbors:
- a CDS encoding HU family DNA-binding protein, producing MVKFKLIERKNPRQPGDPSRYYAIGVNQGKVDIRELADQISEKSTVTSIDTIAVIEALLKVIPRELANGRIVTLGDLGTLRLTLKSEGSDQPEKFSATMIKGTKLHFRPGKEVRKVLNNISYAKTKAEQSLP from the coding sequence ATGGTAAAGTTTAAATTAATCGAACGGAAGAACCCGCGCCAACCTGGCGATCCGTCGCGTTATTACGCAATAGGGGTTAATCAGGGTAAAGTGGATATCCGTGAGCTGGCAGACCAGATCTCAGAAAAATCCACCGTGACATCTATCGACACCATTGCAGTGATTGAAGCGCTGCTGAAGGTGATTCCCCGCGAGCTTGCCAATGGCAGGATCGTTACACTGGGCGACCTCGGTACGCTCAGGTTGACTTTAAAAAGCGAAGGCTCTGATCAGCCGGAGAAGTTTAGCGCAACGATGATCAAGGGTACCAAACTCCATTTCCGTCCCGGGAAAGAGGTGAGAAAGGTGCTCAACAACATCAGTTACGCTAAAACAAAAGCAGAACAGAGCCTTCCGTAA